The following is a genomic window from Myxocyprinus asiaticus isolate MX2 ecotype Aquarium Trade chromosome 38, UBuf_Myxa_2, whole genome shotgun sequence.
AAAATGTTTTCCAGGAAATTGTATAATCAAATTGCATTGCAATATTGTCAGATTTTTGCTTGATGTATATTAAATTATGTCATACCTGCACCTTGTCCACCCAGTCCTCCAACTCCTCCAGGACCTCCCCCAACAACTCCTGTTCCAACTCCCAGACCACCACCAATGCCTCCAGGACCTCCACCAGTACTTCCTGGTCCTACTCCTAAACCTCCACCAATACTTCCTCTTCCAGCCCCACCCAGTGTTCCAGCTCCTCCATAGCCTGATAACACAACAACATAAACcaaaggtttattattataagttgTTTCTAGCCTACACAGGTTTggctattttaatgtttattgcaagtGCTGACTGAAATTATTGTACATACTTTTAGGTGGCTTTATTGTGTCAGGACCATAACCAAgcccttaaaaaaatatttaaacattatacattataaaaattagctgtttaaaagtttatattgtaaaaaaataaaatatggaacATTACTATATGTGAAGTTATGAAGGAAACTGAGCATTTGTAAACACATCAGAAACTCACCACCAAATCCGGTCCCTCCAAGTCCACCAGCACCACCTGGGCCTCCACCGTATCCACCAGGGCCTCCACTGTATCCACCTGCGCCTCCACCGTATCCACCTGGTCCACCCCCATAGCCACCAGGTCCTGCTCCATATCTGCCTGGGCCTCCAAGCCCACCAAGTGTGCCAGCGGCCCCATAAACTTACACAAAAGTGATAAAGACGttattttaaaacaagatttCTTGCTTTTTCATTGTAAGAATAGTGGAATAGCAAGAATATTGTCTGATACCTTTTCCTTGTTTGCTGCCCACTGCAGCCCCACTTGGGAATCTGAGACCTATAAAAGATGAGCAGATACTCCTCTAAGATTAGAAAACCAGAATTATATTTACTGGTGTGTAAAATAAGAATATACTGGAAAAAAACCGGAGAACAACAGTCATCAGACAGGATAATTATctatttgttttctgtttgttctTTGAGAAGAGAGTAACTGAAGAAAATTACCAGTCCCTGGCAGGATCCCACCAGCTCCTAAACTTCCAGCTCCACCATAACCTACAAAGGATTTATAAATCCTTATACACAAGCTAATCATAgtctatttataaatattaagctGTTTAAAGTTTACAATTTGTTGACTTTGTTATATCTAAAGTTATTTTAGTGCACTTTAAATAATCTAAGTTTTCATTAATGCATTTGACAAACACTATTATCCACAGcaaattacagtgcattcaatgtatacattttatcagtatgtgagTTCCCTGTTCATAGAACCCATGTCttgggcattgctagtgccattcCCTACCAGTTGTGCTTCAGAAACTATGTTaagtttacatttatttcttttaaaaattaaattatgtttaaatgtaatAAGCACTGCATAATAAAATGTCTCTTGAGCTAATCAATGCTTTAATTACTTTTGCCTGGTTTCTGTGCTCCAAAACCTGTGCCTGCTCCAACTCCTGTGCCTATACCTCCTGGTAGCAGACCACCACCTTCAGGCAGAAGTCCAGCTCCACCCACTCCAGCTGGACCAGCTCCACCCACTCCTCCAACACCTAGAGTTCCTGTTCCACCAGCACTGCCATAAACTATTAGAAGAAaattgattttaatatttttactacATTCCTCATTTTCACACATATTCACAGAGAAAGCTACAAAAGTACATAAGTACAAAGTAAATTTTACAGAGTCAGGATTTTTATTGCAAATAACCTTTAGGGGGTTTAACTCCTTCTGGAACTCCACCCACTCCTCCTGGAACTCCACCAACTCCTCCTGGAACTCCTACCCACTCCTCCTGGAACCCCACCTACTCCTCCTGGAACCCCACCCACTCCTCCTGGAACTCCACCTACTCCTCCTGGAACTCCACCCACTCCTCCTGGAACTCCACCTACTCCTCCTGGAACTCCACCCACTCCTCCTGGAACCCCACCTACTCCTCCTGGAACTCCACCCACTCCTCCTGGAACTCCACCTACTCCTCCTGGAACTCCACCCACTCCTCCTGGAACTCCACCTACTCCTCCTGGAACTCCACCCACTCCTCCTGGAACTCCACCCACTCCTCCTGGTCCTCCAGTAGCACCACCAAGTCCTCCTTCAATAGTACCTGGAGTATCTCCACGTCCAGCAATGGCAACACCTCCAATgcctacaataaaataaataaaatataaagcatCCGGGgttattaaaattttaataaaaaaaaaaatggatcagTAGCACTGTACTTACATATTAAAAGCACCTGCTTATTTGAATATATTGAGACAGTTATAGTAATGGGAAAAGTATGAATTACCTGGGGGTTTTAGTGGTTTGGCCCCGGGTAGTGTACTACTATCACCAATTCCACCTAAGCAAAACATATTTAATTCTTAAGAATTTATAATTGATTTCAAATACATTTAGCTTTCTGGCTAACCTGGACCAACACCATCTGTAAACACAAGCTCTTAAACACAAAATCTACTTGAGATTCTCTCTGAATGTGTACGGCTACAATAAAGATATGTATTTGAATTTCATTCTAAAagatttcttcatttaaaaaaaaaaaaatgtagtgtgcATGGGGAAAAAAGTCACTAAGTTATAATCTAGGTTTACTACATCAGCATACATGGGACTCTTCTCACCTCAAGAGGGAGCTGCAAAACAAGCTGTCTGTCCAAAGCTTAAATAGTGTAAATCTAAACTCATAATTATCTATATTAGATTAATTACAGGGTGTCGATTGCACGTTTTGAATACGATGTAAGGAAATAATTCAAATGAATTGGAAATActtaaagataaaataaatatataaataaataaacactgggATGAACAAAGCCAGCAATAGAAAGAACTAAGAAAATCATTTTGAGCTTAGTAATCAAACGTGCATTTTCAGCAGACATTTTCTGATGTTGTGAAAGGAAAATATAACTTGCTGGTCGTGGCACTCCTGTTCCAGCTGAAAAGATGAGATTGTGAATTCAAGTAACTAACAACTTTCTCACTCTTTTACAAACCATTTTAACATTGCCACTTAATTAGCATTAATACATagtaattttatacattttaacatgttcaGTTGGTATTACAAGAAAAATAAGTGTCTTTGTTCATCAGTGGTGCATCTTAACTTTGTATCACAGCTTAATTTGCCCATGTCTCATTTATGGCAAAATGCCCTAATCCAATTCTGTTGCCTTTCATTATTCTGGAATACATACTTTTATGTTATATACTTTTATATTGCCAAAATATCAACATCTATAAGCAATTTTAAACAAAGACGGAGGGCAACCCTGATTAATGTATCTACTCTCTAAACATCATCATATAATGTCTCATGCACTCACACTTTCTGAATTAGGCTACTTTTGTTTAGTTTATGTTGTTTTTctgaatatttcatttattttttgtttttgtactgtTCTAACTTGCAGTGCATGCATGTAATTGACAAGAATTCATATAAGCTTAACTAGATTTCAAATCTCTCCTGCACATATTTCTCTTATATTGTGTGgtcttgtattgtttttttgttttttgtttttataataataataataataattattattattatttgatgttGCAAGCaaacaagcaagcaagcaaaaaaaaaaaaaaaaaaaaagaaaacctcaTCAACGTGTAGTAATAAAAATCAGAAACATACCTGGAGTTGATCCAGGCACTCCTAAAACATGAACAGAAATATGATCAATCATTTAATAGTTAAGTTCATATGTACTGCAGCTTTGCAAAATGCACATTTCAACACTCTATAAGTCATTATAAATCATTTGGAACATACACAATACAGCAAGAGTATTTGAGTCTATGAGAACAAGCAATTATTGGATTTGTTCTTCCTGTTGACAACAAATCTGTGACCCAGTAATCTTACCATCTGATGCATTTGCTGTATTATGGTGCAATAATATCAGTTTCATTCTACAAATAACTTTCAGCTTTTAAACCATTTGTCCTATAAAGACACATTTGTAAGCATAACCTTCTCACAGTTGGCAGTGTAAGTACATTTAAAGACAATGGATAGGCAGTGTAAAACAGAAAGTGTGAATTTGAGAGATTGATGTTAAGCAGCACCTGACACCTTAATTCAAGCACCTTCAAATCTCCTCCCTTATCTGTTCAGtggtaaagaaaatgaaagtGTGATGTTATGGGGAAAGATAAGCCATGCTAGAAAGATGAAGCTATGGCCTAATCAAACTAAAACATATGATACTTCAGCAGTGTGACCAACCTGCACTCAGTGAATAGTGCAGTTGGCCAGTAATTGTGCCTGAAGAACCACAATCAAGCTGGTGAGCTTTTAATGGCTGTATTGCATATTTGACATATTTTCTATGAGCGTAGAGATCAGCATATGTGTACCTGGTTTTGCTCCAGCTAAGATGGGTATTCCGGTCCCAGTAACTCCACCAAGTCCATCACCATCAGTTGGCCCAACAGTAACACCTGAAAAAGAa
Proteins encoded in this region:
- the LOC127428774 gene encoding spidroin-1-like yields the protein MCENEECSKNIKINFLLIVYGSAGGTGTLGVGGVGGAGPAGVGGAGLLPEGGGLLPGGIGTGVGAGTGFGAQKPGKSYGGAGSLGAGGILPGTGLRFPSGAAVGSKQGKVYGAAGTLGGLGGPGRYGAGPGGYGGGPGGYGGGAGGYSGGPGGYGGGPGGAGGLGGTGFGGLGYGPDTIKPPKSYGGAGTLGGAGRGSIGGGLGVGPGSTGGGPGGIGGGLGVGTGVVGGGPGGVGGLGGQGAGYGGVGQAGGVGSLGGVGGGPGGLGGGPGSPVGTGGGLRYPGGAGTGKPGKSGFGTGALGGQGYQPGGVVPGYGTGVGPGGGYQQPYPGYGGTGVGGPGTAPLTPQQSKAAKYAALQGFLGAGGYRGGAGCQGKYCGRRRK